The genomic stretch GGGCTAGGATTCTTATCGAAGTTAAATACCGTGAAAGCTACGACCTCGACCGTTCACAGGCCATAGTAAAACACGCCTCTGAGGCCTCACGTGCCTTAGTCATTACGAAAAAGGATGACGACTATGGGCCAGTGGCCAGCGCTCCAGACAAGATCTATCGCATCCCTGCATATGCGTTTCTTTATCTACTGGGGCATGCAGAGAAAGCCACCTTTTTACGAACAAGCTCACCGCAGATCGCGCCCGAGTAGTTGTCGTGAGACATAGGGGACAGTTAGCCAGTGAATGTGTCTTGATTCCATGAAACCCGCACCCCTGAAAACGCCCGTGACAGCAATGGCACGTTGAGCCCGAATAGAATGGATCGCCCCACGCGGTGCAAAAGAAGCAACGACGACCATTCCTCTACCGTGAAGAGCAGAAGCCCAGAAAGGACTAACGCTACAAACACATGCAAATGTATACTCCTTTTCCCTAGCCAATAGTGCGAAAGAGCCCCACTACAAATAAGGCCAAGGATTGAAGGACCGCTGATCAGTAACCAGTCCATACTTCACCCTCCACACGTGTTGTTGATGCAACCATTCGAAAGTCGCTAACGAGAATAGGCTTGGCAACACCCACACAACGAGCAAAGCAACTGTCACATGAAGGTTCAGCGGCCTGCGCCAAAGGAAGTAAAACGAAAACAGCGCTGCTACTACCCCTACACCAATCGGTGGTAACGCTATGCCCGCTGGTGGCAACAACTCAAGAATCTGGTTCATTCCGCTTCCTCCCTGCTACGAAATTGTGTAGGCCAGTTATCTGTCCAATACCCACTTCTACAATATGTGCGACTTGAACTCCAATACGCGGTCACGGCACGCCATCATTAAACTGGCACGTACCTTAGTAGCGCCCAGATTACACCCACGACAGCCATGATAACCAGTGCTGTAAAATCAGGCTTGGTAGGATTAAGGCTTGTTATGCGCAGTATTAAGAAGATGTTCAAGTAATGAAGAAACATCCTAATCCAAACATGATAAGCCAGTAACAACTCTGGCACCCCCAAAACCAGGTAAGACACCGTGAGGCCCGTCACTACCAAGACGTTAAAGTGGCTTTCTTTCTTTGAGAACACTACTTGTTGCAAGAGAAAGGCCACGAAAAGAGGTATTACATAAGGCAACACTGCATTCATACTGCATCAGCCTCCCTAGTGTGTTCCGTGGGGCAGCTATACGACCACACGCATACTGTGCAATAACTTCGCGCTGGAACCCAACATGCTTGCAAATCTGCAAACCGACAAGTTATTAGGAAAATTATAGCATCCCCCCTGATATCAATCATTTTTTGTGAATTTTCACGCAAAACTACGACAGAAGGCCTTTGCGCCACGACGACTGTAGAGGAAGGGCAAAGCTTGCTAGCAACAAAGAAAAAAGAAATAGCTGGACCAGTGCCACAAGCTACCCGTCCTGGTCGCTACTGAACGGCAAATGTTCGTGCCTCGTGATAGTTCCTCCTTCTAGGTGCAAAAAGGCATCGGCAATTTTTGCGACATCTTCATC from Bacillota bacterium encodes the following:
- a CDS encoding AAA family ATPase codes for the protein ARILIEVKYRESYDLDRSQAIVKHASEASRALVITKKDDDYGPVASAPDKIYRIPAYAFLYLLGHAEKATFLRTSSPQIAPE